The proteins below are encoded in one region of Enterobacteriaceae endosymbiont of Plateumaris consimilis:
- the cysS gene encoding cysteine--tRNA ligase has translation MLKIFNTLSKKKEIFKPIHNNEVKIYVCGVTTYDLCHIGHGRTFVIFDLIIRYLKNLGYKVKYIRNITDIDDKIIEIANKKKKNIKCITNKMISEMQLDFKKLNLLKPNIEPRATNHINEIIIIIKHLIKNNNAYIAKNGDVMFSIDSYLNYGKLSRQKLNKLKKKQIYFDIKQNHIDFVLWKISKNKKIGWLSPWGYGRPGWHIECSAMHNKYFGNFFDIHGGGNDLIFPHHENEIAQSYCLDKSFHVNYWIHSGMIMIDNKKMSKSLHNSLKLRDILSKYNNEIIRYFFTSTHYRSPIIYNENVLKQSEASISRLYTSIYYINNISSKIDLDNQNYKKDKENILFEKKFYEAMNDDFNTPRAYSILFNMSYQINILNNKKKFLYANNLILKLRDLGNILGILFYNPQNYFKKKKLYYYDKYQIEKLIKIRNNARKNKFWEKADSIRNLLNNKNILLEDSQFGTIWKRNK, from the coding sequence ATGTTAAAAATTTTTAATACTTTAAGTAAAAAAAAAGAAATATTTAAACCAATTCATAATAATGAAGTTAAAATTTATGTATGTGGCGTAACAACATATGATTTATGTCATATTGGGCATGGAAGAACTTTTGTTATATTTGATTTAATTATAAGATATTTAAAAAATTTAGGATATAAAGTAAAATATATAAGAAATATTACAGATATTGATGATAAAATTATAGAAATAGCTAATAAAAAAAAAAAAAATATTAAATGTATTACAAATAAAATGATTTCTGAAATGCAATTAGATTTTAAGAAACTTAATCTTTTAAAACCAAATATAGAACCAAGAGCAACAAATCATATTAATGAAATTATTATTATAATTAAACATTTAATTAAAAATAATAATGCATATATTGCTAAAAATGGAGATGTGATGTTTTCTATTGATAGCTATTTAAATTATGGTAAATTATCTAGACAAAAATTAAATAAATTAAAAAAAAAACAAATATATTTTGATATAAAACAAAATCACATAGATTTTGTTTTATGGAAAATATCTAAAAATAAAAAAATTGGATGGTTATCTCCTTGGGGATATGGAAGACCTGGATGGCATATAGAATGTTCAGCTATGCATAATAAGTATTTTGGTAATTTTTTTGATATACATGGTGGCGGTAATGATTTAATTTTTCCTCATCATGAAAATGAAATAGCACAATCATATTGTTTAGATAAATCATTTCATGTAAATTATTGGATTCATAGTGGTATGATTATGATAGATAATAAAAAAATGTCTAAATCATTACATAATTCTTTGAAATTAAGAGATATTTTATCTAAATATAATAATGAAATTATTCGATATTTTTTTACTTCAACTCATTATAGGAGTCCAATCATTTATAATGAAAATGTGTTAAAACAATCTGAAGCTTCTATAAGTAGATTATATACATCAATTTATTATATAAACAATATTTCATCTAAAATAGATTTAGATAATCAAAATTATAAAAAAGATAAAGAAAATATTTTATTTGAAAAAAAATTTTACGAAGCAATGAATGATGATTTTAATACTCCAAGAGCTTATAGTATATTGTTTAATATGTCATATCAAATTAATATTTTAAATAATAAAAAGAAATTTTTATATGCAAATAATTTAATTTTAAAATTAAGAGATTTAGGAAATATTTTAGGAATTTTATTTTATAATCCTCAAAATTATTTTAAAAAAAAGAAATTATATTATTATGATAAATATCAAATTGAAAAATTAATTAAAATACGAAATAATGCACGTAAAAATAAATTTTGGGAAAAAGCAGATTCTATTAGAAATTTATTAAATAATAAAAATATTCTTTTAGAAGATTCACAGTTTGGAACTATATGGAAAAGAAATAAATAA
- the dnaB gene encoding replicative DNA helicase: MIVNNLIKKSKFRKDFDIEGIKLPPHSLEAEQSILGGLMLDNNRWENVIEKIIVQDFFTFAHRIIFNEMQFLIDTGKPIDLITLSESLANKRKLNDVGGFAYLAELSKNIPSISNIYAYIDIVRERAIIREMILASNEIAEAGYFPNGRNSEELINLAESRIFQIAEKRINKDTKPKGVDEILEVTISKIESFYKSTKHGVTGVDTGYHALNKKTAGLQKSDLIIIAARPSMGKTTFAMNICENAAISQDKPVLIFSLEMPCEQIMMRMLSSLSRVDQTRIRTGQLNDNDWEKISNTMGLLLKKKNIYIDDSSELTPTEVRLRSRRIFREYNGLSLIMVDYLQLMRVPSLSFNRTLEIAEISRSLKALAKELHVPVLALSQLNRSLEQRSDKRPMNSDLRESGSIEQDADLIMFIYRDEVYNEHSNLQGIAEIIIGKQRNGPIGTIRLTFNNKIARFDNYSNYYNNSNIDY, from the coding sequence ATGATAGTAAATAATTTAATAAAAAAATCTAAATTTAGAAAAGATTTTGACATAGAAGGCATTAAATTACCTCCTCATTCATTAGAAGCTGAACAATCAATATTAGGAGGATTAATGTTAGATAATAATCGTTGGGAAAATGTTATAGAAAAAATTATTGTACAAGATTTTTTTACATTTGCTCATAGGATTATTTTTAATGAAATGCAGTTTTTAATAGATACCGGAAAACCTATTGATTTAATCACTCTATCAGAATCTTTAGCAAACAAAAGAAAGTTAAATGATGTAGGAGGATTTGCATATTTAGCTGAATTATCAAAAAATATTCCTAGTATATCTAATATTTATGCATATATTGATATTGTACGAGAAAGAGCAATAATTAGAGAAATGATATTAGCTTCAAATGAGATTGCTGAAGCAGGATATTTTCCTAATGGAAGAAATAGTGAAGAACTAATAAATTTGGCTGAATCTCGTATTTTTCAAATAGCAGAAAAACGTATAAATAAAGATACTAAACCTAAAGGAGTTGATGAAATTTTAGAAGTAACAATTTCTAAAATTGAATCTTTCTATAAATCAACAAAACATGGTGTTACAGGAGTAGATACTGGATATCATGCATTAAATAAAAAAACAGCTGGATTACAAAAATCAGATTTAATAATTATTGCAGCTAGACCATCAATGGGTAAAACAACTTTTGCAATGAATATTTGTGAAAATGCAGCTATATCACAAGATAAACCAGTATTAATATTTAGTTTAGAAATGCCGTGTGAACAAATTATGATGCGTATGTTATCTTCTCTTTCAAGAGTTGATCAAACACGTATTCGAACAGGACAATTAAATGATAATGATTGGGAAAAAATTTCAAATACAATGGGTCTTTTATTAAAGAAAAAAAATATATATATTGACGATTCTTCTGAACTCACTCCTACTGAAGTAAGATTGAGATCACGTAGAATATTTAGAGAATATAATGGATTAAGTTTAATTATGGTTGATTATTTACAATTAATGAGAGTTCCTTCATTATCTTTTAATAGAACATTAGAAATAGCTGAAATATCACGTTCATTAAAAGCATTAGCAAAAGAATTACATGTTCCTGTATTAGCTCTATCACAATTAAATAGATCTTTAGAACAAAGATCAGACAAACGTCCAATGAATTCTGATCTGAGAGAATCTGGATCTATAGAACAAGATGCAGATTTGATAATGTTTATTTATAGAGATGAAGTATATAATGAACATAGTAATTTACAAGGTATTGCAGAAATTATTATAGGAAAACAACGTAATGGTCCAATCGGTACTATAAGATTGACTTTTAATAATAAAATAGCTCGATTTGATAATTATTCAAATTATTATAATAATTCTAATATTGACTATTAA
- the dusA gene encoding tRNA dihydrouridine(20/20a) synthase DusA has translation MNKIPYYRFSVAPMLKRTDKYCRYFYRKLTRHSLLYTEMIHSNAIINNKVLLLNNYGNNIALQLAGNDYKILSLCSKQAEKLGYKEVNLNVGCPSIKSQKGNFGACLMKQYNVLSDCIKSMSDSVSIPITIKTRIGINDDDSYAFLCNFIEILSNSGCNMFIIHARKAFLFNKSKIKMNLKASNLNYKVVYRIKKTFPNIKMSINGGIQHLKEVKNHLKHVDGVMMGRKIFNDPKFLMKIDEEIFCQRYISSTPLTIIKSMYSYIEEELKKGIHFKKIISSVLNIFNGTNGSANFKKFINNKNNYLNNNSIQVLDKALSYIKNI, from the coding sequence ATGAATAAAATTCCTTATTATAGATTTTCAGTTGCACCTATGTTAAAAAGAACCGATAAATATTGTCGTTATTTTTATAGAAAATTAACAAGACATTCTCTTTTATATACTGAAATGATACATTCTAATGCTATTATTAATAATAAAGTACTTTTATTAAATAATTATGGAAATAATATTGCATTACAATTAGCAGGAAATGATTATAAAATACTATCTTTATGTTCAAAACAAGCAGAAAAATTAGGATATAAAGAAGTTAATTTAAATGTAGGGTGTCCATCTATCAAATCTCAAAAAGGTAATTTTGGTGCATGTTTAATGAAACAATATAATGTTTTATCTGATTGTATTAAATCCATGAGTGACAGTGTTTCAATACCAATTACAATTAAAACTCGTATTGGTATAAATGACGATGATAGTTATGCATTTTTATGTAATTTTATAGAAATTTTATCTAATAGTGGATGTAATATGTTTATTATACATGCTCGCAAAGCATTTCTTTTTAATAAGTCAAAAATTAAAATGAATCTTAAAGCTTCTAATTTAAATTATAAAGTTGTATATAGAATTAAAAAAACATTTCCGAATATTAAAATGTCAATAAATGGAGGTATTCAACATTTAAAAGAAGTAAAAAATCATTTAAAACATGTTGATGGAGTTATGATGGGTAGAAAAATTTTTAATGATCCTAAATTTTTAATGAAAATTGATGAAGAAATTTTTTGCCAAAGATATATTTCATCTACTCCTTTAACTATTATTAAATCCATGTATTCTTATATAGAAGAAGAATTAAAAAAAGGTATACATTTTAAAAAAATTATTTCTTCTGTACTAAATATTTTTAATGGTACAAATGGTTCTGCAAATTTTAAAAAATTTATTAATAATAAAAATAATTATTTAAATAATAATAGTATTCAAGTATTAGATAAAGCATTATCTTATATTAAAAATATATAA
- the der gene encoding ribosome biogenesis GTPase Der — MLNYPIVTIVGSPNSGKSTLYNLLTKTNKSLVNNIPGFTRDRNYGYVKINKYQFICIDTGSIINNIQKKKIKLINFSVNEQTFQAIKEADLILFIIKGLYLTSTDYEIINKIRLYKKKVIIILNRKHSNFYEKEFYSLGYRLLNINLTDINYINKLSILLLPYIKDIYFKKKITKNINFKFFNDIKNNNITLSIIGIPNVGKSTLINKILQEERMIVNDISGTTRDSISIPITNTNSIVAKYFRNLIIVDNAGIKKKSKVKNKEKNIIKNSFKSIKKSNIILFIIDGSKETFFSQETIIVNYIINQGKPIIIAINKYDLINIKKIKQIKEIIKIKFPFIPIIFISAKYGVGLKNLFKFLFKVYNLTNQKIKTSKLMKIMYLAVNNFPPPMIKKHRIKLKYIHVGKYNPLTLIIHGNQVTKLENNYKRYLSNFLYKNLKLFGIPIFLKFKENKNPYNKNYIN; from the coding sequence ATGTTAAATTATCCTATAGTTACTATAGTAGGATCACCAAACTCAGGCAAATCTACTTTGTATAATTTATTAACTAAAACTAATAAATCATTAGTTAATAATATTCCTGGATTTACAAGAGATAGAAATTATGGATATGTAAAAATAAATAAATATCAATTTATTTGTATTGATACAGGTAGTATAATAAATAATATACAAAAAAAAAAAATAAAATTAATTAATTTTTCAGTAAATGAACAAACTTTTCAAGCTATTAAAGAGGCAGATTTAATTTTATTTATAATAAAGGGCTTGTATTTAACAAGTACAGATTATGAAATTATAAATAAAATAAGATTATATAAAAAAAAAGTTATAATCATTTTGAATAGAAAACATAGTAATTTTTACGAAAAAGAATTTTATTCTTTAGGATATAGACTATTAAATATTAATTTAACTGATATTAATTATATTAATAAATTATCTATATTATTATTACCTTATATAAAAGATATTTATTTTAAAAAAAAAATAACGAAAAATATAAATTTTAAATTTTTTAATGATATTAAAAATAATAATATAACATTATCAATTATAGGTATTCCTAATGTTGGTAAATCAACTTTAATTAATAAAATTCTTCAAGAAGAAAGAATGATTGTAAATGATATTTCCGGAACAACTAGAGATAGTATTTCTATACCAATAACAAATACTAATAGTATTGTAGCAAAATATTTTAGAAATTTAATTATTGTTGATAATGCAGGTATTAAAAAAAAAAGTAAAGTAAAAAATAAAGAAAAAAATATAATTAAAAATTCTTTTAAATCTATAAAAAAATCAAATATAATTTTATTTATTATTGATGGATCTAAAGAAACATTTTTTAGTCAAGAGACTATTATTGTAAACTACATTATTAATCAAGGAAAACCCATTATTATAGCAATTAATAAATATGATTTAATTAATATAAAAAAAATAAAACAAATAAAAGAAATAATTAAAATTAAATTTCCATTTATTCCTATAATATTTATATCAGCTAAATATGGTGTCGGATTAAAAAATTTATTTAAATTTTTATTTAAAGTATATAATCTAACTAATCAAAAAATTAAAACTTCAAAATTAATGAAAATTATGTATTTAGCAGTCAATAATTTTCCACCACCTATGATTAAAAAACATCGTATAAAGTTAAAATATATACATGTAGGAAAATATAATCCATTAACTTTGATTATACATGGAAATCAAGTTACAAAATTAGAAAATAATTATAAACGTTATTTGTCAAATTTTTTATATAAAAATTTAAAACTTTTTGGTATTCCTATTTTTTTAAAATTTAAAGAAAATAAAAATCCTTATAATAAAAATTATATTAATTAA
- a CDS encoding PQQ-binding-like beta-propeller repeat protein, protein MKLQKLILIFFIFCSFILTGCSNYSDYSSQDHKKILKHYKNNLKIFKKNQINPKLIWFIKITKKSGNSFSKLHLAYKNGLIYIANKNGIVKCINLKNGKIIWNTNLSKKNFCILSYCLSEELSSGPVISNDYLYLGSEKGKIIALNNKNGNKIWEKDVFSEVLSDPVISKNVLIVHNNNNILQGLDKNNGHILWTISLGPLELYSFRGTSKPAVFFDNVITGSDNGIISSCILNNGHIIWQRDLTIIPNSFSSLNFNDIDTQPIISNGVVYVVSYNGNFNALDLSNGNIIWNKLYKVSGDFIINNNSIYFFDIHKNLLSLNVNTGNIFWSQNKFIYKKTITPIYYKNNIIIIDRKGKIYFLDANNGNIISHKSIKKFNDYIQSSLLVNNKLILQTYNGMIYMFKL, encoded by the coding sequence ATGAAATTACAAAAATTAATATTAATATTTTTTATTTTTTGTTCTTTTATATTAACTGGATGTTCAAATTATAGTGATTATTCTTCTCAAGATCACAAAAAAATATTAAAACATTATAAAAATAATTTAAAAATTTTTAAAAAAAATCAAATAAATCCTAAATTAATTTGGTTTATTAAAATAACTAAAAAATCAGGTAATAGTTTTTCAAAATTACATTTAGCATATAAAAATGGATTAATATATATTGCAAATAAAAATGGTATAGTAAAATGTATTAATTTAAAAAATGGTAAAATAATATGGAATACAAATCTTTCTAAAAAAAATTTTTGTATATTATCATATTGTTTATCGGAAGAACTATCTAGTGGTCCTGTTATATCAAATGATTATTTATATTTAGGAAGTGAAAAAGGTAAAATTATTGCTTTAAATAATAAAAATGGTAATAAAATATGGGAAAAAGATGTTTTTAGTGAAGTATTATCTGATCCAGTTATTTCAAAAAATGTTTTAATTGTACATAATAATAATAATATTTTACAAGGATTAGATAAAAATAATGGTCATATTTTATGGACAATAAGTTTAGGTCCTTTAGAATTATATTCATTTAGAGGTACATCAAAACCTGCAGTATTTTTTGATAATGTTATAACTGGTAGTGATAATGGTATTATTAGTTCTTGTATATTAAATAATGGTCACATAATTTGGCAAAGAGATTTAACAATAATTCCTAATTCATTTAGTTCTTTAAATTTTAATGATATTGATACTCAACCAATAATTTCAAATGGAGTAGTTTATGTAGTTTCTTATAATGGAAATTTTAATGCTTTAGATCTTTCTAATGGTAATATTATTTGGAATAAATTATATAAAGTATCTGGTGATTTTATTATTAACAATAATAGTATTTATTTTTTTGATATACATAAAAATCTTTTATCATTGAATGTTAATACAGGAAATATTTTTTGGTCACAAAATAAATTTATATATAAAAAAACTATAACTCCAATTTATTATAAAAATAATATTATAATTATAGATAGAAAAGGTAAAATTTATTTTTTAGATGCTAATAATGGAAATATTATCAGTCATAAATCTATTAAAAAATTTAATGATTACATACAATCATCATTATTAGTTAATAATAAACTAATTTTACAAACTTATAATGGTATGATTTATATGTTTAAATTATAA
- the hisS gene encoding histidine--tRNA ligase, with protein MIENITAVHGMHDYFFPDTLLWEHVENIIKRILINYGYKEIKIPILEKSILFKQVIGEMTDIVEKEMYNLNDRNGESLTLRPEGTAGCIRAVVEHNTFSFLNQRLWYNGPMFRYERPQRGRYRQFNQIGIEVLGLESPYIDSEIIIMTNNIWRELNIINNVFLEINSIGSIKDREKYIKKLITYLEKNFHLLDEDCKRRIYTNPLRILDSKNPDIQELLNKAPKLQNFLSKNCIVKLNKLCDILNMVKINFSINYRLVRGLDYYNDIVFEWITNQLGSHKTICGGGRYDKLVKKLSKKNNINGIGCAIGIERLILLIKKINSIKLQTNYLIDIYLIPMDIDVTLHKAICLREIIRKKFPLLKTVISYYFSNLKKQIIKAIKQKVHFLLIIGKKEIDNNQLTIKDLFLKKQITFLEKELIFKLLEILNY; from the coding sequence ATGATTGAAAACATCACTGCAGTTCATGGTATGCATGATTATTTTTTTCCAGATACTTTATTATGGGAACATGTTGAAAACATTATTAAACGTATATTAATTAATTATGGTTATAAAGAAATTAAAATTCCTATTTTAGAAAAAAGTATTTTATTTAAACAAGTAATAGGTGAAATGACAGATATTGTAGAAAAAGAAATGTATAATTTAAATGATAGAAATGGTGAAAGTCTTACTTTAAGGCCAGAAGGAACTGCTGGGTGTATTAGAGCAGTAGTAGAACATAATACTTTTTCTTTCTTAAATCAAAGATTATGGTATAATGGACCTATGTTTCGTTATGAAAGACCACAAAGAGGAAGATATAGACAATTTAATCAGATAGGTATTGAAGTTTTAGGATTAGAATCACCTTATATAGATTCTGAAATAATTATAATGACAAATAATATTTGGAGAGAACTTAATATTATAAATAATGTTTTTTTAGAAATTAATTCTATTGGATCTATTAAAGATAGAGAAAAATATATTAAAAAACTTATAACATATTTAGAAAAAAATTTTCATTTATTAGATGAAGATTGTAAAAGAAGAATATATACAAATCCTTTAAGGATATTAGATAGTAAAAATCCTGATATTCAAGAATTATTAAATAAAGCTCCTAAATTACAAAATTTTCTTAGTAAAAATTGTATTGTAAAATTAAATAAATTATGTGATATACTAAACATGGTAAAAATTAATTTTTCTATAAATTATCGTTTAGTCAGAGGATTAGATTATTACAATGATATTGTATTTGAATGGATTACTAATCAATTAGGTTCTCATAAAACTATTTGTGGTGGTGGTAGATATGATAAATTAGTTAAAAAATTAAGTAAAAAAAATAATATTAATGGTATAGGATGTGCTATTGGAATAGAACGTTTAATATTATTAATTAAGAAGATTAATTCAATAAAATTACAAACAAATTATTTAATAGATATTTATCTTATTCCTATGGATATTGATGTAACTTTACATAAAGCTATTTGTTTACGTGAAATTATTAGAAAAAAGTTTCCTTTATTAAAAACAGTTATTAGTTATTATTTTAGTAATTTAAAAAAACAAATTATTAAGGCAATTAAGCAAAAAGTTCATTTCCTTTTAATTATTGGAAAAAAAGAAATAGATAATAATCAATTAACAATAAAAGATCTATTTTTAAAAAAACAAATAACTTTTCTTGAAAAAGAACTAATATTTAAATTATTAGAAATTTTGAATTATTAA
- the tadA gene encoding tRNA adenosine(34) deaminase TadA has product MKNDIYWMNYALNLAKLAIKSGEIPVGAVIIQNNKIISEGKNNSIKKNDPTGHAEIIALRKAGKLLKNYRLLNTTMYVTLEPCLMCAGAIIISRINRLVYSINNNKYYNIGSFIDLLGFYNINYCIKIHSGVLVNECTNIIKKFFYLKRRKKIH; this is encoded by the coding sequence ATGAAAAATGATATTTATTGGATGAATTATGCTTTAAATTTAGCAAAATTAGCAATTAAATCTGGTGAAATACCAGTTGGTGCTGTTATTATACAAAATAATAAAATTATATCAGAAGGTAAAAATAATTCTATTAAAAAAAATGATCCTACAGGACACGCTGAAATTATAGCATTAAGAAAAGCAGGTAAACTTTTAAAAAATTATAGATTATTAAATACAACTATGTATGTAACGTTAGAACCATGTTTAATGTGTGCTGGTGCAATTATTATTAGTAGAATTAACCGTTTAGTATATAGTATTAATAATAATAAGTATTATAATATAGGATCTTTCATAGATTTATTAGGATTTTATAATATAAATTATTGCATAAAAATTCATTCTGGCGTATTAGTTAACGAATGTACTAATATTATTAAAAAATTTTTTTATTTGAAAAGAAGAAAGAAAATACATTAA
- the glyA gene encoding serine hydroxymethyltransferase, with the protein MLNQVINYSNYDNEIWELIQKEIKRQEEHIELIASENYASLYVMYVQGSQLTNKYAEGYPNKRYYGGCKYIDKIEKIAINRAKKLFNANYANVQPHSGSQANFAVYSALLSPGDRIMGLENSHGGHLTHGSIVNFSGKLYNNISYKVNNKGIIDYNDLLKLAKIHKPKMIIGGFSSYSGICDWKKMREIADLVKAYLLVDMAHIAGLVATGLYPNPVPYAHIVTTTTHKTLAGPRGGLILASENINNLFNKLDSSVFPGTQGGPLMHVIAAKAVALKEASEPKFLIYQKQVLKNAKLMVSILKKRNYKIVSNYTYNHLFLIDLSITNLTGIQAEKLLGKYNIIVNKNSIPNDLKSPFITSGIRIGTPAITRRGLKEYEVSLISNMIADILDAKNENILYIKEKILEICINFPVYRIK; encoded by the coding sequence ATTTTGAATCAAGTTATAAATTATTCAAATTATGATAATGAAATATGGGAATTAATTCAAAAAGAAATTAAACGTCAAGAAGAACATATAGAATTAATTGCATCTGAAAATTATGCTTCACTTTATGTGATGTATGTTCAAGGTTCCCAATTAACTAATAAATACGCAGAAGGATATCCTAATAAAAGATATTATGGTGGATGTAAATATATTGATAAAATAGAAAAAATAGCTATAAATAGAGCTAAAAAATTATTTAATGCAAATTATGCTAATGTACAACCACATTCAGGTTCACAGGCGAATTTTGCTGTATATTCTGCCTTATTAAGTCCTGGAGATAGAATAATGGGTTTAGAAAATTCTCATGGTGGTCATTTAACCCATGGATCTATAGTTAATTTTTCAGGTAAACTTTATAATAATATATCTTATAAAGTTAATAATAAAGGAATTATTGACTATAATGATTTATTAAAATTAGCAAAAATACATAAACCTAAAATGATTATTGGTGGTTTTTCATCTTATTCTGGTATATGTGATTGGAAAAAAATGAGAGAAATAGCTGATCTTGTAAAAGCATATCTACTTGTTGATATGGCACACATAGCAGGATTAGTAGCTACTGGGTTATATCCTAATCCAGTACCATACGCTCATATAGTAACCACTACAACACATAAAACTTTAGCAGGACCTAGAGGTGGATTAATTTTAGCCTCAGAAAATATTAATAACCTTTTTAATAAATTAGATTCTTCTGTATTTCCTGGTACTCAAGGTGGTCCTTTAATGCATGTTATTGCAGCTAAAGCTGTAGCATTAAAAGAAGCTTCAGAACCAAAATTTTTAATATATCAAAAACAAGTTTTAAAAAATGCTAAATTAATGGTTTCTATTTTAAAAAAACGTAATTACAAAATTGTTTCAAATTACACATACAATCATTTATTTTTAATTGATTTGTCTATTACAAATTTAACTGGAATTCAAGCTGAAAAATTATTAGGAAAATATAATATCATTGTAAATAAAAATAGTATACCAAATGATTTAAAATCTCCTTTTATTACTTCAGGAATAAGAATAGGTACTCCTGCAATAACTAGAAGAGGTTTAAAAGAATATGAAGTATCATTAATATCAAATATGATCGCTGATATTCTTGATGCAAAAAATGAAAACATTTTATATATTAAAGAAAAAATATTAGAAATATGTATTAATTTCCCTGTATATAGAATTAAATAA
- a CDS encoding DJ-1 family glyoxalase III: MSKCYSILICITDGIEEIETVSSIDILNRSNMNVTVVSTTNNYHVSCAHGTNLTCDILLKDLKNNDDCIAMVIPGGLQAAKHFQSNNLLLKYIYKFKDDQKIIGAICATPAITIASNNIFPEAKMTGYLEFKNLIPSKQWSENPICWDNKYKLLTAQSVKYSIDFNLKLISIILGENISKKIAAQL, translated from the coding sequence ATGTCAAAATGTTATTCTATTTTAATTTGTATTACTGATGGTATAGAAGAAATAGAAACTGTTTCATCTATTGATATTTTAAATAGAAGTAATATGAACGTTACTGTAGTAAGTACAACTAATAATTATCATGTTTCTTGTGCTCATGGTACAAATTTAACTTGTGACATTCTTTTAAAAGATTTAAAAAATAACGATGATTGTATTGCTATGGTTATTCCTGGAGGATTACAAGCAGCTAAACATTTTCAATCGAATAATTTATTATTAAAATATATTTATAAATTTAAAGATGATCAAAAAATTATAGGTGCAATTTGTGCTACTCCTGCTATTACAATAGCATCAAATAATATTTTTCCTGAAGCAAAAATGACTGGATATTTAGAATTTAAAAACTTAATTCCATCTAAACAATGGTCAGAAAATCCAATATGTTGGGATAATAAATATAAATTATTAACAGCTCAAAGCGTTAAATATTCTATTGATTTTAACTTAAAATTAATTAGTATTATTTTAGGAGAAAATATCTCAAAAAAAATTGCTGCTCAATTATAA
- the nusB gene encoding transcription antitermination factor NusB → MKFTDRYQARRYALQAIYSWQISKNTFSDIQYYFLNESIQDLRNIDINYFNELINGVIINSVYLDNFMKPFLSRKLFELGQVEKAILRISLYELINRLDVPYKVIINEGICLAKCFGGVDNSYKFINGVLDKIVTKVRI, encoded by the coding sequence GTGAAATTTACAGATAGATATCAAGCTCGTAGATATGCTCTACAAGCAATTTATTCTTGGCAAATATCTAAAAACACTTTTAGTGACATCCAATATTATTTTTTAAATGAATCTATACAAGATCTAAGAAATATTGATATTAATTATTTTAATGAATTGATAAATGGAGTTATAATAAATAGTGTATATTTAGATAATTTCATGAAACCTTTCTTATCACGTAAATTATTTGAATTAGGACAAGTTGAAAAAGCTATTTTAAGAATTTCTTTATATGAATTAATTAATCGTTTAGATGTTCCTTATAAAGTTATTATTAATGAAGGTATTTGTTTAGCAAAATGTTTTGGAGGAGTAGATAATAGTTATAAATTTATAAATGGTGTTTTAGATAAAATAGTTACTAAAGTAAGAATTTAA